The genomic region TCCTATTCTAATATACTCTTCACATTTTGGAAATTTTTCTAAAAGTAGAACTCCCATTCCTTTATATTGAGAACCTTGACCTGGAAAAATAAAACTTCTCATTTCTTAATCTCCTCCTTTCTTTTTAAAGTTGCAATTATTTTACCCTCACAAACTATTTCTTTATCCTTTGTACATTTAACATCAAATTTAACAAACCCCATCTTTTCAGAAACAACAAAAGATTCAAGAAAAAGAATATCACCTGGAAAAACTGGTTTTTTAAAAGTAAAATTTTCAATTTTTACAAATATTGGAATTTTTCCTTCTATTAAATCTTTAAAAATTAAAAGTGATACTTGAGCAAGTGCTTCTAAAATTAGAACTCCTGGCATAATTGGAAAATTCTCAAAATGTGCATTAATCCAGAAAGAATCCTCTTTAACTTTGTATTGTCCTAAAATTTTCTTGCCTTTTTCTAACTCAATTATTTCATCAACAAAAAGAAATGGCTCTCTATGAGGTAAATATTTTTTAATTTCATCTAATTTCAACTTTTCCTCCTAAAAATAAAAATTAAAAAAATCGTCAAAGAAAGAGCAAGAATTGTGATAAGAATTTTTTTTGTCTTTTTGTTTTTAACCTTTTCTTTTATGAGTCTTGAAACAATTTCTGGTGAAAGGTGAACATTTGTTTCTTTTAAAGAGAGAAGTTCTTTTCTTATTGCGTCATAATCATTCATAACTCTCTCCTAATATCTTTTTAAGATTTTTCCTTGCTCTATGAATTCTAACTTTTGTAAGGTTTAATGATATTTTTAAAATTTTTGAAATCTCTTCATATGAATACCCTTCAATATCTCTCAAAGTTAAAATTTCTCTATCCTTTTTATCAAGTTTATTTATTGCAATTAAAAGTTTTTCCTTTTTTTCATCCTTTATAATTTCTTCATCAATTTTTATTTCTTTCTCTTCTTCATAAAAGTTTAAATTTTTTTCAATTTTTCTTTTCCTCAATTTTTTGAAGCATGAATTTCTTGCTATTCTTAAGAGCCAAAATTTAAAATCATCATCCTTTTTAAGAGTATTAATATTTATAAAAGCCTTCAAAAATGTCTCTTGAGTCAAATCTTTTGCATCCTCCCTATCTTTTAAAATAAATAAACAATAAGTAAAAATTTCACTTTCATATTTCTCTACCAATTCTGCAAAAGCACTAATTTCACCTTTTTTAACTCTTCTAACAAGTTCTTTATCTATCACTTTATATGACCCTTAAAACTATTTAATGTTACATACTTTAATGTTATAATTTTATAACAAAAGATAGGAGGTGGATAAATTGGAATTACAAGGTAATTTAAAAGATTTTTCTTTAGAAGATTTATTAAAATTCGTAAATTTGACGAAAAGAACTGGAATTATTCAAATTAAAGGAAAGATAGAAAAAGAAGGTGATAAAACTGCAAAA from Caldisericia bacterium harbors:
- the fabZ gene encoding 3-hydroxyacyl-ACP dehydratase FabZ translates to MKLDEIKKYLPHREPFLFVDEIIELEKGKKILGQYKVKEDSFWINAHFENFPIMPGVLILEALAQVSLLIFKDLIEGKIPIFVKIENFTFKKPVFPGDILFLESFVVSEKMGFVKFDVKCTKDKEIVCEGKIIATLKRKEEIKK
- a CDS encoding RNA polymerase sigma factor, translating into MIDKELVRRVKKGEISAFAELVEKYESEIFTYCLFILKDREDAKDLTQETFLKAFININTLKKDDDFKFWLLRIARNSCFKKLRKRKIEKNLNFYEEEKEIKIDEEIIKDEKKEKLLIAINKLDKKDREILTLRDIEGYSYEEISKILKISLNLTKVRIHRARKNLKKILGESYE